Genomic segment of Paenalkalicoccus suaedae:
ATTAGACCAAAGATATGGGCAATGATATTAATATTAGGATTAATAAATGTCATAATGACACCGATTACGATGATGACCGTAATAAGCTGAGCATTTTGAGAGTTTATCAGATCCTTCCGTACAAGTACCATGTACAAGTAAATACCGAACAATCCGTACACCGCACCAGATGCTCCTAGGTGCCACGCTCGTGGATCGCCCAGGAAGTAATACACGACGTTGGCAAATATACCAGTTCCGAGATATACCATTAAAAAAGTGCCGCGACCAAGCATGCGTTCAAGCGCCGGTCCAAATAGGAATAGTGAAAAACTATTGAAGGCTACGTGCATGAGCCCTGCGTGAAGGAAGATCGGTGTCACGAGTCGCCAATATTCTCCGAAGGCTACGTAGACGTTATTACCTATCCCTAACCAATAAATCTCGTCACCGCCTAAAAACCCAAACCAGTCCGTCCACATATATAGCACAAGGTTAATAAATATTAGAGCTGATACTACTTTATACTTGCGAAGAAATTCGCCAAAGCTTTCATTCCGAATAAACATAGGATTCACGCCTTTTAAAGTCATTTAATCCCCTTCATAGTAGCATATAAGCACATTCAGCCGCTAGAAAGGGGTA
This window contains:
- a CDS encoding rhomboid family intramembrane serine protease, which codes for MTLKGVNPMFIRNESFGEFLRKYKVVSALIFINLVLYMWTDWFGFLGGDEIYWLGIGNNVYVAFGEYWRLVTPIFLHAGLMHVAFNSFSLFLFGPALERMLGRGTFLMVYLGTGIFANVVYYFLGDPRAWHLGASGAVYGLFGIYLYMVLVRKDLINSQNAQLITVIIVIGVIMTFINPNINIIAHIFGLIAGALLAPLTLSKVTRESYYQNVHDQDDVGFDPDRWKKRERFRQAKWVYIAGGFGLMVLFFYVVDLIFF